DNA from Arthrobacter sp. PvP023:
GCGATGGCAATGATGTTGCCGGTGATGCTGACCCAGAGCATGGTGGAGGCCGGGACGCCGACGGACACCGCGTAGGCCAGGCCGAAGGACTGCATGAAAGTGTTGGTGACGGTCTCGAAGGACATCAGGGCCACCTGGAAGAACTGGGCCGGGTGGGTCTTGAACATCTTCGCGAAGGGGAGCTTCACCAGTTCGCCGTGATCATGCTTCTCCTCGAACACCTCGGGTTCCTCGAGCGAGCGGCGGACCAGGTACGCGACGATCAGCACGATCAGCGAGAGCCAGAACGGGATGCGCCAGCCCCAGGCGAGGCGGTCGGCTTCACTCATGGCAGCCACGGGCAGGAATGCCAGCGAGGCCAGGACGATGCCGGCGGAGATGCCGCTCATTGCAAAGCTGGCGAAGAAGCCGCGGCGGCCTTCCGGGGCTTCCTCGGTGGACAGCGCCGAGGCACCGGCCGTTTCGGCTCCTGCGGAGAGGCCCTGCATGAGGCGCAGGAGCACCAGCAGGGCAGGGGCCCAGTAGCCGGCGGTGTTGAAGTCGGGCAGCACGCCAATGAGGAACGTGGCCGAACCCATCAGCACCAGCGTCAGCACCAGGGTGTTCTTGCGGCCGATCTTGTCACCCAGGTGGCCGAAGACCACCGCGCCGAAGGGGCGTGCCACGTACGCCACGCCGAAGGTGGCGAAGGAAGCGATCAGGGCAACGGTGGGGTCCCCGGCCGGAAAGAAAATCTTGGAAAAGACCAGCGACGCAGCGGTGGCGTAAATGAAGAAGTCGTAGTACTCAAGGGCACCGCCGAGGAACGCGGCGAGGGCTGCTTTCTTGGCCCGCCTGAGCTGGCGCTGATCGGCTCCGATGCTGGCGCCTGTAGCTGTATTTGTCATGGTGCTTGCCCTTCCGCGCTGAAAGACGGTTGTTGTTTGCGAGATTGTGCGCATTCCGAACAGCTGTGCGGTATGCGACTATTGAAAGAGTAACGCAGAGTGAGGTGCCTCACAACACCCCCCCGACCGAATCTCCCAATCGAAAGGTGCCACCATGGAAACCCGCACACCGGCCTACCGGCTGTTCCTCATCGGCTCGGAAGCCTCGGCCGCCATGTCGCCCGGGCTCTGGGGCCCGGTCCTGGAACAGCTGGGAAGCAGCTGGATCTACGAGGCATGGGATGTCCCGGCCGGCCAGGACATGTCCGGCGTCCGAGACGCGATGCTGGAGGCCGACGTAGTCGCCGCAAACGTGACAATGCCCCACAAGCAGTGGGCCGCGGGGACAGCTGACACTGTTACCGAACAGGTCCGGATCAGCGGAGCTTCCAACCTGCTGGTCCGGCACGGCCGGAGCCTGAGTGCGCACAACACGGACATCACTGCCGTCGCCGAACTGCTGGGCGGCCGGCACCAGCGGCACGCCGTGATGCTCGGGGCAGGCGGAGCCGCACGCGCAGCACTGGTCGCCCTGGCGGGACTGGCGGACCGGGTCACCGTGACGGACAAGGACCCGCGTGCCTCCCGCCAGCTGCTGAACCTCGCCACCAGCCTGGGCATGGAGGCCGGTGCGGTGACGTGGGCCGAGGCGCGCGCTCACGCGCCGGACGCCTCGCTGATCGTCAACGCGACGCCCCTCGGCAAGAGCAGTGCCGACGAACCGGCATGGGGGACCGCGAAGCTCTCACCGGACACTTTTGTTTATGACTTCGTCTATGCCGGCCACACGACGGCCACCATCGCAGCGGCGAAAGCGCAGGGCCTGCCCTGCGCCGACGGCTGGGACCACCTGCGGGCGCAGGCAGCGGCCATGATCCCCATCCTCGGACTGAAGCCGGAGGCCGGCGCCGTTTTGGGCCGCACACTCACCGACATCCGGGGGGGGGGGGGGGGGGGGGGGGGGACTGACAGCGGGCTGAAACCGCACTAACCCCGCGGATCCGCTGTGCTTTATCCGGATATGATCGGAATAAGCCTGCGGCCAAGCGTCCGCAGAGGCCGACATTGAGCTTCAGGGAGGGTGAACGATTCCATGGCGGAGCAACCCGAATACTTCGTGAAGTCTGTGGAAAAAGCGTTTGACGTGCTGCGCTCCTTCGCCCCGGACGAGCCCCGCCTGACCGTCTCCCAGGTCGCCGCAAAGTCGGATATGACCAGGGCCTCCGCCCGGAGGTTCCTGCTGACGCTCACTGACCTGGGCTACCTTCGTGCCGACGGTCCGTACTTCGAACTTACGCCCCGTTCGCTGGACATCGGACAATCGTTCCTGACGAACCTGGCGCTGCCGAGAATCGCCGAGCGGCACCTCAAGTCGCTGGCCGCGGAACTCAACGAAACAACCTCCTTGTGCATTCTCGACGGCACCGACGTCGTCTATGTCGCCTGCGTTCCGTCGCCCCGGCTGCTGAGCGTCTCCATCAGCGTGGGCACCCGGTTTCCCGCCTGGGCAACCTCCATGGGCCGCGTCCTGCTGGGTGCATTGTCCGCCGCCGAGCTGAAGTCGTACTTCGAGTCCGTCCAGCTGCAGCGGTTCACCGAACGCTCAATCGGGAGCCTCGACGAGCTCCAGGCCGAGGTGGACCAGGCCCGGACCAAGGGATGGTCCATGGTCTCGCAGGAACTGGAGGAGGGCCTCCGCGGTGTGGCTGTTCCGGTGTGGCGCGGCCACGAGGTGGTCGCCGCGGTCAACGTGTCCCTCCAGACCCACCGGGCACCGGCGGAAGCCATCGAAAAAACGGTGGTTCCGCTGCTGCAGGACGCCGCACGGCAGATCGGCCACGACTACGGCGGGCGGGCCGCCGCACCGCTCACTACTGCAACCCGGGGATGACATGATCACACGCAAAGACGTCGATGAAGCTGCCGGCAGGATTGCCGGGCTGGTCCGCCGCACCCCGGTGATCGAAGCGGACCGGGAGAGCTTCCCCGGGACTGTCTGGCTCAAGTGCGAGTTCATGCAG
Protein-coding regions in this window:
- a CDS encoding IclR family transcriptional regulator C-terminal domain-containing protein; amino-acid sequence: MAEQPEYFVKSVEKAFDVLRSFAPDEPRLTVSQVAAKSDMTRASARRFLLTLTDLGYLRADGPYFELTPRSLDIGQSFLTNLALPRIAERHLKSLAAELNETTSLCILDGTDVVYVACVPSPRLLSVSISVGTRFPAWATSMGRVLLGALSAAELKSYFESVQLQRFTERSIGSLDELQAEVDQARTKGWSMVSQELEEGLRGVAVPVWRGHEVVAAVNVSLQTHRAPAEAIEKTVVPLLQDAARQIGHDYGGRAAAPLTTATRG
- a CDS encoding shikimate dehydrogenase; the encoded protein is METRTPAYRLFLIGSEASAAMSPGLWGPVLEQLGSSWIYEAWDVPAGQDMSGVRDAMLEADVVAANVTMPHKQWAAGTADTVTEQVRISGASNLLVRHGRSLSAHNTDITAVAELLGGRHQRHAVMLGAGGAARAALVALAGLADRVTVTDKDPRASRQLLNLATSLGMEAGAVTWAEARAHAPDASLIVNATPLGKSSADEPAWGTAKLSPDTFVYDFVYAGHTTATIAAAKAQGLPCADGWDHLRAQAAAMIPILGLKPEAGAVLGRTLTDIRGGGGGGGGTDSGLKPH
- a CDS encoding MFS transporter, with amino-acid sequence MTNTATGASIGADQRQLRRAKKAALAAFLGGALEYYDFFIYATAASLVFSKIFFPAGDPTVALIASFATFGVAYVARPFGAVVFGHLGDKIGRKNTLVLTLVLMGSATFLIGVLPDFNTAGYWAPALLVLLRLMQGLSAGAETAGASALSTEEAPEGRRGFFASFAMSGISAGIVLASLAFLPVAAMSEADRLAWGWRIPFWLSLIVLIVAYLVRRSLEEPEVFEEKHDHGELVKLPFAKMFKTHPAQFFQVALMSFETVTNTFMQSFGLAYAVSVGVPASTMLWVSITGNIIAIATQPLMAWLSDKYGRRPIFITGVLGSGAMIFIYFSVISTGNVPMIFLTSTLITAGTYAMSNAIYPAWFSELFNVKVRYSGMAIGLQVGILCAGFTPLLGTALVGADKANWGPAAWIVAASSLLAVAGAFWARETSKTPLRELGNSVH